A genomic window from Elaeis guineensis isolate ETL-2024a chromosome 3, EG11, whole genome shotgun sequence includes:
- the LOC105041055 gene encoding ERAD-associated E3 ubiquitin-protein ligase component HRD3, with product MPRRRWTFSALSLLLFLALLPIASSLRPYFLVITKDDFKDSPDSDTPDDSPDWDDFGDPGSASDEDDHDPGSWRPVLESFSSSSNSSSDDPREALYISGIRALISAASSGDPDDLDSASSDIEAAASAGHPHAQSALAFFFGTGLARPQRRPKSFLYHHFAAEAGNMQSKMVLAYTYFRQDLYDKAVELYAELAEAAVASFFIWKEPPVIEPVRIHSGTEENKELLRKSRGEDNEDFQITEYQAHKGNAVAMYGMGLLYYYGLRGVRRDYAKAVYWFSKAVEKGDPRVMELLGEIYARGAGVERNYTKAFEWLKLASRQQYYSAYNGLGYLYVKGYGVEKKNFTKAREYFGKAAENKEPGGHYNLGVLYLKGMGVKRDVTLACKHFLAAANAGQPKALYQVAKLFQKGIGLKKNIQMATLLYKTVAERGPWSSLSRWALESYLKGDVGKALLLYSRMAELGYEVAQSNAAWIIDKYGEQSMCMGESGFCTDMERHLRAHSLWWQASEQGNEHAALLIGDAYYYGRGTERDYERAAEAYMHAQSQSNAQAMFNLGYMHEHGQGLPLDLHLAKRYYDQALVIDPAAKLPVTLALTSLWIRKNYADSFLVKLIDALPEIFPRIEARVEEVLMDEGNATILTLFACLLAVLYLRERQRRHAVAPPLQPDVVPN from the exons ATGCCTCGCCGGCGGTGGACCTTCTCcgccctctctcttctccttttccTCGCTCTTCTCCCCATCGCCTCCTCCCTCCGCCCCTATTTCCTAGTTATCACCAAGGACGACTTCAAGGATTCCCCCGATTCCGACACCCCGGACGACTCCCCCGACTGGGATGATTTTGGCGACCCCGGTTCCGCCTCCGACGAAGACGACCACGACCCCGGATCCTGGCGCCCCGTCTTGGAGTCCTTCTCCTCGTCATCCAACTCCTCCTCTGACGACCCTCGCGAGGCCCTCTATATCTCCGGCATCCGCGCCTTGATCTCCGCGGCCTCCTCCGGTGACCCCGATGATTTGGACTCCGCCTCCTCCGACATCGAGGCCGCCGCCTCCGCTGGCCACCCCCACGCCCAGTCCGCCCTCGCCTTCTTCTTCGGCACCGGCCTGGCCCGCCCCCAGCGCCGCCCCAAGTCTTTCCTCTACCACCACTTCGCCGCCGAGGCCGGCAACATGCAGTCCAAGATGGTCCTCGCCTATACCTACTTCCGCCAGGAC TTGTACGACAAGGCGGTCGAGCTGTATGCGGAGCTGGCGGAGGCAGCGGTTGCGAGCTTCTTCATCTGGAAGGAGCCGCCGGTGATCGAGCCCGTCCGGATCCACAGCGGGACCGAGGAGAACAAGGAGTTACTTAGGAAGTCCCGGGGAGAGGACAACGAGGACTTCCAGATCACGGAGTACCAGGCGCACAAGGGCAACGCTGTTGCGATGTATGGGATGGGTTTGCTGTATTACTATGGGCTGAGAGGGGTGAGGCGCGATTACGCCAAGGCAGTGTATTGGTTCTCTAAGGCTGTGGAGAAGGGGGACCCGAGGGTCATGGAGCTGCTTGGGGAGATCTATGCAAGAGGTGCTGGAGTTGAGAGGAATTATACTAAGGCTTTTGAATGGCTCAAGCTCGCATCCAGGCAGCAGTATTATTCAGCGTACAATGGACTGGGGTATCTCTATGTCAAGGGTTATggagtggagaaaaaaaatttcaccaaA GCAAGAGAATATTTTGGGAAAGCTGCTGAAAATAAGGAGCCTGGAGGACATTATAACCTAGGTGTTTTGTATCTTAAGGGTATGGGTGTAAAAAGGGATGTGACATTGGCCTGCAAGCATTTTCTTGCTGCAGCTAATGCTGGTCAGCCAAAGGCTCTCTACCAAGTGGCAAAGTTATTCCAAAAAGGCATTGGCCTTAAGAAGAATATTCAGATG GCTACACTATTGTATAAAACAGTAGCAGAGAGGGGACCTTGGAGCTCATTGTCAAGATGGGCCCTAGAGTCCTACTTGAAAGGTGATGTGGGAAAAGCACTCTTGCTATACTCTAGAATGGCAGAGCTGGGATATGAGGTGGCACAAAGCAACGCTGCATGGATCATTGATAAATATGGGGAACAAAGCATGTGCATGGGAGAATCTGGCTTTTGCACAGACATGGAGAGGCATCTTCGTGCACATTCTCTGTGGTGGCAAGCATCAGAGCAGGGTAATGAACATGCTGCTTTGTTGATTGGGGATGCTTACTATTATGGCCGG GGCACTGAGAGAGACTATGAACGTGCAGCCGAGGCGTACATGCACGCTCAATCACAATCCAATGCTCAAGCAATGTTCAATCTTGGATACATGCATGAACATGGCCAAGGACTTCCTTTGGATCTTCATTTGGCAAAACGGTATTATGATCAAGCACTTGTGATTGATCCTGCAGCGAAGTTGCCTGTTACTTTGGCACTTACGAGTTTGTGGATACGAAAGAACTATGCTGACAGCTTCCTG GTTAAGTTGATTGATGCGCTCCCTGAGATTTTTCCAAGAATTGAGGCAAGGGTAGAAGAAGTACTCATGGATGAAGGCAATGCAACTATATTGACCCTTTTTGCATGCCTCTTGGCTGTCCTTTACCTCCGTGAACGGCAAAGACGGCATGCTGTGGCGCCTCCCCTTCAGCCTGATGTCGTGCCCAACTAA
- the LOC105041056 gene encoding zinc finger protein VAR3, chloroplastic, whose translation MAASRLLQLSPPFFLRASKTKPLPLRPSLFPLSNLRPFTVIPPSRLQSFTTDAAASVDGPLAVAEEVPTPAHPWPEWDRFVEKLKSKGYFERPASAGTAEDDEGDGGSATAADAKMQLNLLKNGCLKFARERFDILSSLPKEDIRSIVECGCPNLFRKSVNSAKRLRAFLQLDEGDVCSACNLRGSCDKAYIIQHEEGGARTVDVVRILLSYAVNPVNISGGENPSIKENVQESARKLLSQLIELSDTTIDPSLPEPAVSTPARKEPSQKIGGRNKHPPNAEMKRGDWLCPNCNFLNFARNLRCLECKADGPKRVEFGGAEMKFGDWTCPQCQFMNFARNRKCFRCREQRPKRELNPGDWECPSCDFINFRRNRVCLKCNCNCPEDESSRFEDRLWRRPKNNSMKFGDDEDEIDEDEDDDILPLHEGEKFVVSKRATLSERRLTSARRSNPG comes from the exons ATGGCCGCGTCGAGGCTGTTGCAGCTGAGCCCGCCCTTCTTCCTCCGGGCGTCCAAAACTAAGCCTCTCCCCCTCCGCCCTTCCCTCTTTCCCCTATCTAACCTCCGACCCTTCACCGTAATCCCTCCTTCCAGGCTCCAATCATTCACTACCGATGCCGCCGCGTCCGTCGACGGACCCCTGGCCGTCGCCGAGGAGGTCCCCACGCCTGCTCACCCGTGGCCCGAGTGGGACCGGTTCGTCGAGAAGCTGAAGAGCAAGGGGTACTTCGAGAGGCCCGCTTCAGCTGGCACGGCCGAGGATGATGAGGGCGACGGCGGAAGCGCCACTGCTGCTGATGCCAAGATGCAGCTGAATCTTTTGAAGAATGGTTGCCTAAAGTTTGCCCGCGAGCGGTTTGACATTCTCAG TTCTCTGCCTAAAGAAGATATCCGATCTATTGTGGAATGTGGATGTCCTAATCTGTTTCGGAAATCTGTTAATTCAGCAAAAAGATTGCGAGCATTTCTGCAACTTGATGAAGGAGAT GTATGTAGTGCATGCAATCTACGGGGATCTTGTGATAAAGCTTACATAATTCAACATGAAGAGGGAGGAGCCCGCACTGTAGATGTAGTGCGTATTTTGTTGAGCTATGCAGTAAATCCAGTCAATATTTCAGGAGGTGAAAATCCTTCCATAAAAGAGAATGTTCAGGAGTCTGCTCGGAAGCTGCTCTCGCAGCTTATTGAACTCAGTGACACAACTATTGATCCATCCCTTCCAGAACCTGCTGTGAGCACTCCTGCTCGAAAGGAACCATCTCAGAAGATTGGTGGTAGAAACAAGCATCCACCCAATGCTGAAATGAAGAGAGGGGACTGGTTATGCCCCAA TTGCAATTTTCTGAACTTTGCTCGAAATTTGCGTTGCCTTGAATGCAAAGCAGATGGGCCCAAGAGAGTAGAATTTGGTGGCGCTGAAATGAAGTTTGGTGATTGGACTTGTCCACA GTGCCAATTTATGAACTTTGCTCGCAACAGGAAGTGCTTTCGCTGCCGAGAACAACGGCCTAAGAGAGAGTTGAACCCAGGAGACTGGGAATGTCCCTC ATGTGATTTTATAAACTTTCGGAGAAACAGGGTATGCCTGAAGTGCAATTGCAATTGCCCCGAAGATGAGAGCAGTCGGTTTGAAGACCGTCTATGGAGGAGGCCAAAGAATAATTCCATGAAGTTTGGAGATGACGAGGATGAAATtgatgaagatgaggatgatgacaTCTTGCCACTTCATGAGGGAGAAAAGTTTGTTGTAAGCAAGAGAGCTACACTGTCGgagaggagattgacatctgcCAGGAGAAGTAATCCTGGATGA